In one window of Limnohabitans sp. MORI2 DNA:
- a CDS encoding response regulator transcription factor: protein MYIGLLEDEPQLAQYVCEILEKAGHTTNTFSNGADMIKAIGRDTIDLYVLDWRVPRVSGIEVLKHIREIRGLKEPVLFLTSKTDEQDITEALNAGADDYCTKPVRPQEFLARINALIRRTYPERNNQDIIRNLLGYKFNQLSNTVEFEDLSVNLSEKEFKLAMFLFENHERAISRDRLMQEVWGGGGDALSRSLDVHISWLRKKLDLAATSPKLRLKPIYGFGYRLMAVEEHRDA from the coding sequence ATGTACATCGGACTCTTAGAAGACGAACCTCAACTGGCTCAATACGTCTGCGAAATACTGGAAAAAGCCGGCCACACAACCAACACATTTAGCAATGGCGCCGACATGATTAAAGCCATCGGACGTGACACGATTGACTTGTATGTGTTGGACTGGAGGGTCCCGCGCGTATCCGGCATTGAGGTGCTCAAACATATTCGCGAAATACGAGGACTCAAAGAGCCCGTGCTTTTTCTGACCAGTAAGACAGATGAACAAGATATAACCGAAGCCCTCAACGCAGGAGCTGATGACTATTGCACCAAGCCCGTACGACCGCAGGAGTTTTTGGCTCGAATCAACGCCCTCATTCGACGCACATACCCCGAGAGAAACAACCAAGACATCATCCGGAATCTACTCGGTTATAAATTTAATCAATTGTCTAACACCGTCGAATTTGAAGACTTAAGCGTCAATCTTTCAGAAAAAGAATTCAAGTTAGCCATGTTTCTTTTCGAAAATCATGAACGCGCGATTTCCAGAGACCGACTCATGCAAGAGGTTTGGGGCGGCGGCGGCGATGCGCTCTCTCGGTCCTTGGATGTCCACATTTCATGGCTGAGAAAGAAACTAGATCTAGCTGCAACATCTCCTAAATTGAGACTCAAACCGATTTATGGATTCGGATACAGGTTGATGGCTGTTGAGGAACATAGAGATGCATAA
- a CDS encoding polymer-forming cytoskeletal protein — protein sequence MSNQSDSLESVVIGDGVVVKGTFTVPSKAIINGVIEGDLTAEEVLIGPTGKITGRVSAKVIDVRGQLHNTIISEKSLIVRSTGKIAGKVQYSEIEIEKGGEIEGTLSQDANGPAMNVGSSAAA from the coding sequence ATGTCTAATCAATCTGATTCACTCGAAAGTGTTGTTATCGGTGACGGCGTTGTCGTCAAAGGTACATTTACAGTCCCATCAAAAGCCATCATCAATGGCGTGATTGAGGGGGATTTAACGGCAGAAGAGGTCTTGATTGGCCCTACTGGCAAGATTACAGGGCGAGTTTCGGCCAAAGTCATCGATGTGCGTGGTCAATTGCACAACACCATTATTTCTGAGAAGAGCCTGATTGTTCGCTCCACGGGCAAGATCGCAGGCAAAGTTCAATACTCTGAGATTGAAATAGAAAAAGGTGGCGAAATCGAGGGTACTTTGAGTCAAGATGCTAACGGCCCAGCGATGAATGTAGGCTCGTCTGCGGCGGCTTAA
- a CDS encoding M23 family metallopeptidase, translating to MLPGLVSSGWTRQYDDARIILEQNGDLHYLNVSARIQRILVRGGILATGAMLVAIGVLLVTSISLMISRSKLERSHEEVYRALLSSASDSETGEQLTMSDEQMVALAQTIRDRDMSIRRFVDTSMVAVSQENVTMKSQLESSGLTEKIVKIIQQNAANGGFNLEDDVKSNPLLRGKVADELSTNRGLREVLYALPSRMPVPNYSVTSDFGVRRHPLSGQTHFHTGVDMLSQTGDEKVHPVKPGVVVLAQFHTQYGNTVVVRHTNGVESLYAHLANIEVKLGDKVTTESVLGNIGSTGSSSTGKHLHLEILIGGYPVNPQKVIRTAQYVQQIQNQQR from the coding sequence ATGCTGCCTGGACTTGTGTCCAGCGGTTGGACACGGCAGTATGACGATGCGCGCATCATTCTGGAGCAAAACGGCGATCTCCATTACCTTAATGTCAGTGCTCGCATTCAACGCATTCTGGTGCGTGGGGGCATTTTGGCAACTGGGGCGATGCTGGTGGCGATTGGTGTACTACTGGTGACCAGCATCAGTTTGATGATCAGTCGTTCTAAGTTAGAGCGTTCGCATGAAGAGGTTTACAGGGCATTGCTCAGCAGTGCTTCTGACTCGGAAACCGGTGAGCAACTCACGATGAGTGATGAGCAAATGGTTGCATTGGCTCAGACAATCCGTGATCGCGATATGAGCATTCGGCGGTTTGTCGATACTTCTATGGTGGCAGTTTCGCAAGAAAACGTGACCATGAAGTCTCAGCTGGAGTCATCGGGTTTGACTGAGAAGATTGTGAAAATCATTCAACAAAATGCGGCTAATGGTGGCTTCAATTTGGAAGATGATGTTAAAAGCAATCCTTTGTTGCGCGGTAAGGTGGCTGACGAATTGTCAACCAATCGCGGATTGCGCGAGGTGTTGTATGCCTTGCCTAGCAGAATGCCTGTGCCCAACTACAGCGTGACATCTGACTTTGGTGTTCGGCGTCATCCTTTGTCTGGTCAAACACATTTCCACACGGGCGTAGATATGTTGAGCCAAACTGGAGATGAGAAGGTGCACCCAGTTAAGCCAGGTGTCGTGGTTCTAGCTCAATTTCATACCCAGTATGGCAATACAGTTGTCGTTCGCCATACCAATGGCGTGGAATCCTTGTATGCACACTTGGCCAATATTGAAGTTAAATTGGGTGACAAAGTCACCACAGAGTCTGTGCTGGGCAACATTGGCAGCACAGGATCTTCGTCAACAGGTAAGCACCTACATTTGGAAATTTTGATTGGTGGTTATCCAGTCAACCCACAGAAAGTTATACGGACGGCGCAATATGTTCAACAAATCCAAAACCAACAACGTTAA
- a CDS encoding polymer-forming cytoskeletal protein — protein MFNKSKTNNVNNQSQVANSELEAEQELAETVEPEVSEPVATPAQTNTSPTPARSSMMDMISTTATKPSILSEGFSFRGEIAAKGAIHVEGALNGQIQVDELTIGARGQVEGVVTCSSLHIKGKFSGTATCNELIVTSSASVDGHVVYQTLSVQKGASIKGELLLVK, from the coding sequence ATGTTCAACAAATCCAAAACCAACAACGTTAACAATCAATCTCAAGTTGCTAACTCAGAGCTCGAAGCCGAGCAAGAGTTGGCCGAAACCGTGGAACCAGAAGTTTCTGAGCCGGTAGCAACGCCTGCTCAGACCAATACATCACCTACACCAGCAAGAAGCAGCATGATGGACATGATCTCAACAACAGCGACTAAACCTTCAATCCTCAGTGAAGGTTTCTCTTTCCGAGGTGAAATTGCTGCCAAAGGCGCAATTCATGTGGAAGGTGCTTTGAATGGTCAAATTCAAGTTGACGAGCTCACCATTGGTGCACGCGGGCAAGTTGAAGGTGTTGTGACATGTTCTAGCTTGCATATCAAAGGCAAATTTTCAGGAACTGCAACATGTAATGAGCTCATTGTCACATCATCTGCATCTGTAGATGGGCATGTTGTTTACCAAACTCTCTCTGTTCAAAAGGGCGCTTCTATCAAGGGCGAACTTTTGTTGGTGAAATAA
- a CDS encoding helix-turn-helix transcriptional regulator has product MSQEELFVNGDLLRLSREARGWVLNDMATRACMSVKQIRQLEEGGTSAFYSAAVKATAAKKVAALLGLSVDAVFAQTAKPMLDTSLDGSEVVAAKILGSQVDVNDSEQAPLVEPSAVTQFQTLAPSEGVQSETIDSASNAEATAKSKTSLLTIAALFAAALGAAAYLQPKEELVGESAPPVQVLPADVTDPASAASASDASASVADAQAAASVSVAAVKSVSSASVVAPVASATRLVSSQPVVASSTAAPSPSSAASKAP; this is encoded by the coding sequence ATGAGTCAAGAAGAATTGTTTGTCAATGGTGACTTGCTTAGGTTGAGTCGCGAAGCGCGTGGATGGGTTTTGAATGACATGGCAACGCGCGCATGCATGTCGGTCAAGCAAATTCGTCAACTTGAAGAAGGCGGCACAAGCGCTTTTTATAGTGCTGCAGTGAAAGCAACTGCAGCTAAGAAGGTTGCTGCGTTGCTTGGTTTGTCAGTCGATGCAGTGTTCGCTCAAACTGCAAAGCCCATGTTGGATACTTCTTTGGATGGCTCAGAAGTTGTAGCAGCAAAAATTTTAGGCTCGCAAGTTGATGTCAATGACAGTGAGCAAGCACCATTAGTTGAACCTAGTGCTGTCACGCAATTTCAAACATTGGCGCCATCTGAGGGTGTTCAAAGCGAAACAATCGATTCCGCGTCGAATGCCGAAGCTACTGCTAAATCCAAAACTTCCCTCTTAACGATTGCTGCATTGTTTGCGGCGGCGCTTGGTGCAGCTGCGTATCTGCAACCCAAAGAGGAGTTGGTGGGGGAATCTGCGCCTCCTGTTCAGGTGTTGCCTGCAGATGTGACCGATCCTGCCAGTGCTGCGAGCGCTTCCGATGCCAGTGCTTCAGTGGCGGATGCTCAAGCGGCGGCTTCTGTGTCTGTGGCAGCCGTGAAGTCTGTTTCAAGTGCATCTGTGGTTGCCCCTGTCGCGAGTGCAACTCGTCTGGTTTCATCTCAGCCTGTCGTGGCCAGCTCAACAGCAGCGCCATCACCCTCATCAGCTGCGAGCAAAGCGCCCTAA
- the hemH gene encoding ferrochelatase: MFKPTFKPEPAFTHGQAPRTAVLLCNLGTPDEPTAAAVRRYLAEFLGDPRVVEIPRLVWMVILHGIILRVRPAKSAAKYATIWGPEGSPLKVWTNKQSTALQAAFNAQGESVTVRYAMRYGNPSIDSQLDALKAEGFTRILILPAYPQYSGTTTASVMDAVYHWGLRTRLLPEFRFINHYHDHPAYIHALAEGVRSHWAQHGQGERLVMSFHGVPERTLHLGDPYHCECYKTARLLAEALKLSKEQYMVTFQSRFGKAKWLEPYTEPSLIALAQQEIKRVDLICPGFTSDCLETLEEISQEAREAYLNAGGEVFHYIHCLNDSATWIQGLHQLCHSHLTGWPLDTPNAQQLQISQAHALELGAKK, encoded by the coding sequence ATGTTCAAACCTACATTCAAACCCGAACCCGCGTTCACACACGGACAAGCACCGCGTACTGCCGTACTCCTGTGTAACCTCGGCACACCCGATGAGCCCACAGCGGCGGCCGTGCGTCGCTACCTCGCAGAGTTCTTAGGCGATCCGCGTGTGGTCGAGATTCCACGTTTGGTGTGGATGGTCATTTTGCACGGCATCATATTGCGCGTGCGCCCAGCCAAATCCGCCGCCAAATACGCAACTATTTGGGGTCCCGAAGGTTCACCACTGAAAGTGTGGACGAACAAGCAGTCAACGGCATTGCAGGCAGCTTTTAACGCACAAGGCGAATCCGTCACCGTGCGCTACGCCATGAGATACGGCAACCCATCCATCGATAGCCAACTCGATGCACTCAAAGCCGAAGGTTTCACACGCATCTTGATCTTGCCCGCGTACCCTCAATACTCAGGCACCACAACCGCTAGTGTGATGGATGCGGTCTACCACTGGGGCTTGCGTACCCGACTATTGCCAGAGTTTCGTTTCATCAACCATTACCACGACCATCCGGCGTACATCCACGCGCTGGCTGAGGGTGTTCGTAGCCACTGGGCGCAGCATGGTCAAGGCGAGCGTTTGGTCATGAGTTTTCATGGCGTACCTGAGCGCACGCTGCACCTCGGTGACCCATACCACTGTGAGTGCTACAAAACTGCGCGCTTGCTCGCTGAGGCATTGAAACTTAGCAAAGAGCAATACATGGTGACCTTTCAATCGCGTTTTGGCAAAGCCAAGTGGCTTGAACCTTACACTGAGCCCTCCCTCATTGCGCTGGCGCAACAAGAGATCAAGCGCGTCGATTTGATTTGCCCGGGCTTTACGAGCGACTGTCTTGAAACCCTTGAAGAGATTTCACAAGAAGCACGAGAGGCTTATCTGAATGCGGGTGGTGAGGTTTTTCACTACATCCACTGTTTGAATGACAGTGCCACATGGATTCAAGGCCTACATCAGTTGTGCCATTCACACCTCACTGGATGGCCGTTAGACACGCCAAATGCGCAGCAACTTCAAATCAGTCAAGCGCATGCACTTGAGTTGGGAGCGAAAAAATAA
- a CDS encoding HAD-IA family hydrolase, with protein sequence MLNLSKIQAITLDLDDTLWPVWPTIARAEEALQAWLTEHAPATARLCAQGEMKKQIRAEINHRHASQAHDLTFLRREAIRESLLRAGDSPDFADAAFEVFFTERQNVVLYEGVELALSRLATRYPLVGLSNGNADVFRTAAGPYFKAAVSARVCGVAKPDMRIFQTAADQLDLPMDAVLHLGDDATTDVWGALNAGMQAVWINTQGHDWPHDSAQPLTVHHLAEVCDYLLT encoded by the coding sequence ATGCTAAACCTTTCAAAAATCCAAGCCATTACGCTTGATCTCGATGACACGCTATGGCCCGTGTGGCCCACCATCGCTCGCGCAGAAGAAGCGTTGCAAGCTTGGTTGACTGAGCACGCACCGGCAACGGCTCGTTTATGTGCGCAGGGCGAGATGAAAAAACAAATTCGTGCAGAGATTAACCATCGCCATGCGAGTCAGGCGCACGACTTGACGTTTTTACGCCGTGAGGCGATTCGTGAAAGCTTGCTTCGTGCGGGTGATTCACCTGACTTTGCCGATGCTGCATTTGAGGTGTTTTTTACAGAACGCCAAAACGTTGTGCTGTACGAAGGGGTAGAGCTGGCCTTGTCTCGGTTGGCTACGCGTTATCCATTGGTGGGGTTGTCCAACGGCAATGCCGATGTCTTCCGTACGGCGGCGGGACCTTATTTCAAAGCTGCCGTGAGTGCGCGGGTGTGTGGTGTGGCCAAACCCGATATGAGAATTTTTCAAACCGCAGCTGATCAGCTCGATTTGCCAATGGACGCTGTGTTGCATCTGGGAGATGACGCGACCACCGATGTTTGGGGCGCCTTGAATGCCGGCATGCAAGCTGTGTGGATCAACACCCAAGGCCATGATTGGCCGCACGACTCAGCGCAACCTTTGACGGTCCATCATTTGGCTGAGGTGTGTGACTACTTGTTGACCTGA